Part of the Streptomyces sp. HSG2 genome, GCGCAACCAGCTGGCGCTCAGCTGGGGGGTGGAGCCGCACGTGGTGCCGTTCGTGAACAGCACGGACGAGATGGTAGCGCTGGTCGACCAGGAGATGGTGCGGCTGAACCGGTTCAACGACGGCGACATCGTCATCATCACCGCCGGCTCGCCCCCCGGCGTACCCGGCACCACCAACATGGTCCGGGTCCACCACCTGGGCAGCGGCGATCGCGACTGACGGCGCACGGGTGCGCCGCCCCGGGCCTCGGGCCCGAAGGGGCGGCGCCGGTCGGTCGTGGCGCACCGCCGCCTGCCGGGAACGCGCGGGTTCCGACCGGGCCTTCGGGGCCGCCCCGAGGCGTCGCGGGCCGCTCCGTCACCGACCCCTCGACGACCCCGACCCGCACGACGCCCCGGTCGTCGGCGCCCCGCAGGGACAGCCGGGTCGCCCGGGGATTCCGCGGCCCGTCCGGCGGAGGGAGACGGGCGCCCAGGAGAGCGACAGCGCTCCTCCGATCAGGGCCAGGGTGAACCCGATGAGGTACCCGCCGAAGTTGGACACCACGAGGGACACCAGGGCCAGCACGATCGCGGCACCCCCGGCGAACACCCGGACGGCCGGCCGGAACCACATGGTCAGGCCCAACGTGACCAGGAGCACCCCGATGATCAGCGACCCCGCGCCGGCGGGCGTCGCCATGGCGATCGTCAGGTGACCGAGTGTGAGGGCGGTGTACGGGGACCAGGCGATGGGGAGCGCGCCCGACAGGGTGAGGAGACCGGCCCAGAAGGGCCTGCCGCCCCGCCAGTCGCGAAAGCGCTGACGTGGCCGGGTCGGTCGTCCGGTGTTCTGGCGCCGAGTCGGGTCGCTCGACGGGCGACTCGCCGGGTCCGGTGGAGGAACGTCCGGCGCGGCCGAGGCCGTGACGTCGAGGTCCGTGCGAAGGGCCTCGCCGGTCGGGCCGCAAGGGCGGGCGAACCGACGCTCCCCCTGTTCCCGGGCCGGGCGGATGCTCGACCCGGGGGGCGGGGTCACCGGCACTCCGTCGCGGGGTCCCTGCCGAGGCGCGTCGACAGACCGTTCAGCCGGAAGGTCCCGGCGATCGTCGCCCACGCGGTCTGCTCGACGTCGTACAGGTCGGCCGACCCCACCCCGGTGGTGGCGGCGTCGAGCTGAGCCACGTCGATGAACAGGTTCTCGGCGACCACCGGGTCGCGCGCGTCGTCGCCCGCCTCCAGTCGGAGGTAGACGCTCCCCAGGAGCGGCACGTCCACCCGGGCCGACTGACACATCCCGGTGATCGTGGCGTCCTCGAAGGAGGAGATCGCCACCGACACGGCCCTCCGCTCGCCCGCGACGGAGGTCCGGATCGTGTCGACGCCGTCGTACCGGGCCAGGCCGTCACCGCGCAGATGCACGGCGGTGGCCTTGAACCGCTGCCCCGAGACGCTGAACGACGCGGCGAGGGCTCCCTGGGCCAGGCCGACGCAGACCGCGACCGCGGCGGCGAGGCCGGCGACCATCACCACGGCGAACCGATTCCATCTGGTCCCGCCCGGCACCGGGGGCTCCATGCTTCCTCCTTCGGTCGCCCGCCCGCGGGTTCGCGCCCGGTGGGACGGGACAGGCGCGGCGTCTCGGCACGGAAAGCGCCCGCGCACCTCGCACC contains:
- a CDS encoding DUF6114 domain-containing protein, with product MTPPPGSSIRPAREQGERRFARPCGPTGEALRTDLDVTASAAPDVPPPDPASRPSSDPTRRQNTGRPTRPRQRFRDWRGGRPFWAGLLTLSGALPIAWSPYTALTLGHLTIAMATPAGAGSLIIGVLLVTLGLTMWFRPAVRVFAGGAAIVLALVSLVVSNFGGYLIGFTLALIGGALSLSWAPVSLRRTGRGIPGRPGCPCGAPTTGASCGSGSSRGR
- a CDS encoding DUF6230 family protein, whose translation is MEPPVPGGTRWNRFAVVMVAGLAAAVAVCVGLAQGALAASFSVSGQRFKATAVHLRGDGLARYDGVDTIRTSVAGERRAVSVAISSFEDATITGMCQSARVDVPLLGSVYLRLEAGDDARDPVVAENLFIDVAQLDAATTGVGSADLYDVEQTAWATIAGTFRLNGLSTRLGRDPATECR